A window of the Cuculus canorus isolate bCucCan1 chromosome 3, bCucCan1.pri, whole genome shotgun sequence genome harbors these coding sequences:
- the ERMARD gene encoding endoplasmic reticulum membrane-associated RNA degradation protein isoform X1, producing MALSNSVTTCLSPPVHYVICKLGFEKEDIYDISNILSENGEILWQAVTKHVCYLESDQSVDYIKSIRSLGPVCESVNLHFKSLTKEQFVIQYALWFHWTNYAELFLEVFEVLQYSQTTEVALGLMKLTSCMERALGDVYLLIGKDCPFLLRDLLASEELAVVFGLPVMNVLKVFIGSPYGLNLRNVLWHGFASPQEIPAKYCAMLLFLTAGLGQLLQTYLLKTQCILVHRPYMIFVSLEELVVFPDLNHETLSLAEELVELSSFVLKTMLPFWMAALTAFKQSRYADCVILLLPQLEAGLRLLFTTTNKCPNRLLTAEPSALYTTFDEMLAKHLDNEEVNQLPAVLEEPAMEFLWDFLNHQEGPRIRDRLSHGEINLEAFPREVANQVVAFAITLLCRFSDEDVFAFKEHTVIKPLMNCAHCYRSRFHPISRLKKQVLECIKSIHLWPELPTVPEDQVPTIKGLEGNAESNNLILMIYEIISQLRQYMPQNCCSSDDLINSVLTERLLIELCDMRMCTLYAPRPVLEIVAVLRKVTTQCHQVSEQVIASAELRYKQWMNKTLRSRQRHNYLRMLNSIKFLSPVLRLILVLITLELVNIHLVCKKTPFDYQKYLKFLKSVLQYTENLVTYTSLEKNKWEETMELANKALMKIRKILDRKLTLVQLAT from the exons atGGCATTGTCAAACTCAGTCACTACTTGTCTTTCTCCACCTGTGCATTATGTGATTTGCAAACTTGgatttgaaaaagaagacatCTATGATATTAGtaacattttgtctgaaaatggTGAAATACTTTGGCAAGCTGTTACAAAGCATGTGTGTTACCTTGAATCAG ATCAAAGTGTGGATTATATCAAAAGCATACGATCCTTAGGACCTGTATGTGAATCTGTTAATTTGCACTTCAAATCTCTGACCAAGGAGCAATTTGTAATTCAGTATGCGTTGTGGTTCCACTGGACAAACTATGCAGAG TTATTTCTTGAAGTATTTGAGGTTCTACAATATTCACAAACTACAGAAGTTGCTCTTGGCTTAATGAAACTAACATCATGCATGGAGCGAGCCTTGGGTGAT gtATATTTGCTGATCGGTAAAGATTGCCCCTTCCTTCTAAGAGACTTGCTTGCCTCTGAGGAACTTGCAGTTGTCTTTGGACTACCTGTA ATGAATGTACTGAAGGTATTCATTGGATCTCCATATGGTCTGAATCTTCGTAATGTTTTGTGGCATGGGTTTGCATCCCCACAAGAAATTCCTGCAAA ATATTGTGctatgctgctttttttaactgcagGATTGGGTCAGTTGTTACAGACATATCTTCTGAAAACTCAATGCATTTTAGTGCATCGACCTTATATGATCTTCGTTAGCTTAGAGGAGCTTGTTGTATTTCCAG ATCTTAATCATGAAACACTTTCCTTAGCTGAAGAGCTAGTAGAACTgtccagttttgttttaaaaacaatgttaCCATTTTGGATGGCCGCTTTAACAGCTTTCAAGCAGAGCAG ATATGCTGACTGTGTGATTCTCTTACTTCCTCAGCTGGAGGCTGGACTTAGATTGCTCTTCACTACTACTAATAAATGTCCAAATCGATTGCTAACAGCTGAG CCTTCCGCTCTCTACACCACTTTTGATGAG ATGCTAGCAAAGCATTTGGATAATGAAGAAGTCAACCAACTTCCTGCAGTTCTTGAAGAACCTGCCATG GAATTTCTTTGGGATTTCTTGAACCATCAGGAGGGTCCACGTATAAGAGATCGTTTAAGCCATGGAGAGATCAATCTAGAAGCATTTCCCAGAGAAGTAGCTAATCAGGTAGTTGCATTTGCAATTACTCTTCTCTGCAGATTCTCAGATGAGGACGTGTTTGCTTTTAAG GAACACACGGTCATAAAACCACTGATGAACTGTGCACATTGCTACCGTTCTCGATTTCATCCAATTTCCCGACTCAAGAAACAG GTGCTGGAATGTATAAAGAGCATTCACTTATGGCCTGAATTGCCAACGGTGCCTGAGGACCAAGTTCCAACAATTAAAGG gttggaaggaaatgctgaatctaataatttaattttgatgaTATATGAAATTATATCTCAATTGCGGCAATATATGCCCCAGAATTGCTGTAGTTCAGATGACCTAATCAACAGTGTCCTGACGGAGAG ACTGTTGATTGAACTTTGTGATATGCGTATGTGCACACTTTATGCTCCGAGACCTGTTCTGGAAATAGTTGCGGTACTCCGTAAAGTAACAACACAGTGCCATCAAGTGTCTGAACAAGTTATTGCCAGCGCTGAGTTGAGATACAAGCAGTGGATGAACAAGACTCTACGTTCTCGCCAGAGGCATAACTATCTGCGAATGTTAAACAG cATTAAATTTTTGTCGCCGGTATTGCGGCTCATCTTGGTGTTGATTACTCTGGAACTAGTCAACATTCATTTGGTTTGTAAGAAGACTCCTTTTGATTATCAGAAGTATCTAAA GTTTTTGAAGTCAGTCTTGCAGTATACTGAGAACTTGGTGACATACACAAGCCTCGAGAAAAACAAGTGGGAGGAAACCATGGAACTTGCAAACAAGGCTTtgatgaaaatcagaaaaatcctTGACAGAAAGCTAACATTAGTACAGCTAGCTACATAA
- the ERMARD gene encoding endoplasmic reticulum membrane-associated RNA degradation protein isoform X2 — translation MALSNSVTTCLSPPVHYVICKLGFEKEDIYDISNILSENGEILWQAVTKHVCYLESDQSVDYIKSIRSLGPVCESVNLHFKSLTKEQFVIQYALWFHWTNYAELFLEVFEVLQYSQTTEVALGLMKLTSCMERALGDVYLLIGKDCPFLLRDLLASEELAVVFGLPVMNVLKVFIGSPYGLNLRNVLWHGFASPQEIPAKYCAMLLFLTAGLGQLLQTYLLKTQCILVHRPYMIFVSLEELVVFPDLNHETLSLAEELVELSSFVLKTMLPFWMAALTAFKQSRYADCVILLLPQLEAGLRLLFTTTNKCPNRLLTAEMLAKHLDNEEVNQLPAVLEEPAMEFLWDFLNHQEGPRIRDRLSHGEINLEAFPREVANQVVAFAITLLCRFSDEDVFAFKEHTVIKPLMNCAHCYRSRFHPISRLKKQVLECIKSIHLWPELPTVPEDQVPTIKGLEGNAESNNLILMIYEIISQLRQYMPQNCCSSDDLINSVLTERLLIELCDMRMCTLYAPRPVLEIVAVLRKVTTQCHQVSEQVIASAELRYKQWMNKTLRSRQRHNYLRMLNSIKFLSPVLRLILVLITLELVNIHLVCKKTPFDYQKYLKFLKSVLQYTENLVTYTSLEKNKWEETMELANKALMKIRKILDRKLTLVQLAT, via the exons atGGCATTGTCAAACTCAGTCACTACTTGTCTTTCTCCACCTGTGCATTATGTGATTTGCAAACTTGgatttgaaaaagaagacatCTATGATATTAGtaacattttgtctgaaaatggTGAAATACTTTGGCAAGCTGTTACAAAGCATGTGTGTTACCTTGAATCAG ATCAAAGTGTGGATTATATCAAAAGCATACGATCCTTAGGACCTGTATGTGAATCTGTTAATTTGCACTTCAAATCTCTGACCAAGGAGCAATTTGTAATTCAGTATGCGTTGTGGTTCCACTGGACAAACTATGCAGAG TTATTTCTTGAAGTATTTGAGGTTCTACAATATTCACAAACTACAGAAGTTGCTCTTGGCTTAATGAAACTAACATCATGCATGGAGCGAGCCTTGGGTGAT gtATATTTGCTGATCGGTAAAGATTGCCCCTTCCTTCTAAGAGACTTGCTTGCCTCTGAGGAACTTGCAGTTGTCTTTGGACTACCTGTA ATGAATGTACTGAAGGTATTCATTGGATCTCCATATGGTCTGAATCTTCGTAATGTTTTGTGGCATGGGTTTGCATCCCCACAAGAAATTCCTGCAAA ATATTGTGctatgctgctttttttaactgcagGATTGGGTCAGTTGTTACAGACATATCTTCTGAAAACTCAATGCATTTTAGTGCATCGACCTTATATGATCTTCGTTAGCTTAGAGGAGCTTGTTGTATTTCCAG ATCTTAATCATGAAACACTTTCCTTAGCTGAAGAGCTAGTAGAACTgtccagttttgttttaaaaacaatgttaCCATTTTGGATGGCCGCTTTAACAGCTTTCAAGCAGAGCAG ATATGCTGACTGTGTGATTCTCTTACTTCCTCAGCTGGAGGCTGGACTTAGATTGCTCTTCACTACTACTAATAAATGTCCAAATCGATTGCTAACAGCTGAG ATGCTAGCAAAGCATTTGGATAATGAAGAAGTCAACCAACTTCCTGCAGTTCTTGAAGAACCTGCCATG GAATTTCTTTGGGATTTCTTGAACCATCAGGAGGGTCCACGTATAAGAGATCGTTTAAGCCATGGAGAGATCAATCTAGAAGCATTTCCCAGAGAAGTAGCTAATCAGGTAGTTGCATTTGCAATTACTCTTCTCTGCAGATTCTCAGATGAGGACGTGTTTGCTTTTAAG GAACACACGGTCATAAAACCACTGATGAACTGTGCACATTGCTACCGTTCTCGATTTCATCCAATTTCCCGACTCAAGAAACAG GTGCTGGAATGTATAAAGAGCATTCACTTATGGCCTGAATTGCCAACGGTGCCTGAGGACCAAGTTCCAACAATTAAAGG gttggaaggaaatgctgaatctaataatttaattttgatgaTATATGAAATTATATCTCAATTGCGGCAATATATGCCCCAGAATTGCTGTAGTTCAGATGACCTAATCAACAGTGTCCTGACGGAGAG ACTGTTGATTGAACTTTGTGATATGCGTATGTGCACACTTTATGCTCCGAGACCTGTTCTGGAAATAGTTGCGGTACTCCGTAAAGTAACAACACAGTGCCATCAAGTGTCTGAACAAGTTATTGCCAGCGCTGAGTTGAGATACAAGCAGTGGATGAACAAGACTCTACGTTCTCGCCAGAGGCATAACTATCTGCGAATGTTAAACAG cATTAAATTTTTGTCGCCGGTATTGCGGCTCATCTTGGTGTTGATTACTCTGGAACTAGTCAACATTCATTTGGTTTGTAAGAAGACTCCTTTTGATTATCAGAAGTATCTAAA GTTTTTGAAGTCAGTCTTGCAGTATACTGAGAACTTGGTGACATACACAAGCCTCGAGAAAAACAAGTGGGAGGAAACCATGGAACTTGCAAACAAGGCTTtgatgaaaatcagaaaaatcctTGACAGAAAGCTAACATTAGTACAGCTAGCTACATAA